The stretch of DNA CTGTCGATACCCTCACCACAATCAACATATTTACTACAAATGTAAATCACATATATATTCGCCGAGAATGTCTGGGGAACATATTCGCGACAGCGGCGTTCAATTCGGAGCGGCGAACGGGTGAGGAGCAGGGTTATTTTTACCGCCTGTGTCCTCGCACGTAACTCGCGCGCGGCTGGCGGTCGACGGCAGTGATCGCTCGATCCGGTGCCACGGGGTTCGGCGGCTCGCACCGCGGGAGCCGGTACCGAGGTCGGTGAGGTGAAACCGCCGCCGGGTTCGTAGCCGCGTCGTCCTCGCCTGTTTCACGCGAAATGACGGATGGGCTGCTCGGACGCGGTCGGGAGCCCGCGCTGGGTATTCGTCGTCAAGCGCCGAGTTCGTCGACGCGGGCGTACCGCGCCGCTCGCCAGCCGGCGACGACCGCGCCGAGGGTCCCGATTCCGACGGCGATCAGGAGCCCCGCCGCGTACACCGTCGGCGGCGTTCGCAACAGGTTCTCGAAGCCGACGGCCGAGGCGGCCAGCCGATCGAGTGCCACAGCTGCGAGCGGAGTCGCGAGGAGCCCGAGCGCGCCGCCGAGCGCACCGAGGGCGAATCCCTGGCCACCGACGACGCCGGCGATCAGTCCGCGAGAGAGACCGAGCGCCCGCAGCGCTGCGAGTTCCTCGCGCTGCTGGACGGCCACGAGAACGAGCGTGTTCGTCGTCAGCGCGACTCCCGCCAGCAGCGCCAACGCAACGAGCGTCGCCCCGCTGGCGAGCACCAGCAGGTACTCGCCCAGCATCGACTCGAACTGATCCTCGCTCGTCCGCACGTGGTACTCCGGGTGAGACCGCTGGATGTCCTCGCTAACGGCGTCCCGGTCTGCCCCGTCCGCGGTAGTGACCGTCACGAACGTCGCGCGATCCGTCCCGGTGGTCCCGGCGAGCTCCTGTAACTCGCTGATCGGCATCGTCACCGTCGACGTTCCGAGGAACTGCGAGTACTCGCCAGAGAGACCGACGATCTCGAACTCGCGTTCCGGGGCGTCCGCTCGGCTCGTCCCGACGTAGAGCGTGTCGCCGACGCCCACGTCGAAAAGGTCGGCCGTCTGCGGGTCGATGACGATTTCCTGACTCATCGGGCCGTCGTAGCTGCCGTTGGCGTAGTGACTGTTCCCCTCCGAGAAGCCGTCGCCCGTTGCGGTATTTCCCGTCCCGGGGACGCCGACACCAGTCACGAGCTCGAGGTCGTCCGGTTCGGTCCCGACGTAGACCGCGTGGAACGCCAGCGGCGAGGCGGATTCGACGTCGTCGCGCTCCTCGACCTCGCGGGCGAGCCCGTGGGCGTCCGTGATCGGGTTCTCGATACCGCCGGTCGCCGTCAACTCGACCGACTCCCCGGAGATCCAAACGTCCTGTCCGGCCCGATCGAACTGCTCCTCGCCGGTCTGCATGACGCCGAATCCGAGGCTGGCCAAGAGGGTGACGGCAAGGACGGCCAATGCGATCGCGAGGACCACGAGTACGGTCCGCCCGCGCTCGTGGCGGGCCTGACTGGCCGCGAGGCGGGCGACCGCGTGTCCTTTGACGAGTAGCCGGCGCATGGTCATCGACCCAGTTCGGCGACGACGTTCGTTCGTGCGACGAGGGAGAGCGGATACGGTAGCGCGAGGATGCCAGCGACCAGTGCGACCCCGACGGCGTAGGGAACCATCACCGGACGGAGCGTCGCGATCGGCCCCGGTGCGACGGTCGCCGTCGCCGCGTAATTCGTGATCGACACGCCGACGACGCCCAGGGCGACGCCGGCCACCGCACCGGCGAGCGTCAGGCTGAGCGTCGTGATCGCGACGATGGCCAATCGCGACCGAACCGAGAAGCCGATCGCTGCGAGCACGGCGATCGCTTGCCGGTCCCGGTCGACCGTCAGCGCCGACGAGGTCGCAACGAACAGCGAACAGATCGCGGTTGCGACGACCATCGCGACGAGGCTCGTCGCGAGCGCGAGCTCGTCGCTCCGAATCGACGCGAACCCACTCTCGCTGCCGGATTGGATCGTCGCGTTCGGGTACGCCTCCGCGGCTGCCGACTCGGCACCCGCGGTCGACGCGTCGGACTCGGTTTCGACGAGTATCTGGTCGGCGAGATCGCCGTCATCGGCCCCCGTCAGCGACTGGAGTTCGCTCAGGTGGAGAACGACGAGCGGGAGTTCACCGGACAGATCGTTGTTCTCGGTGTCGTCGACGGAAGTCACCGTATAGTCGGAGGGACGACCGTCACTCCCAACCTGGAATGCCCCTCCGGAAGTCGGACTCGTAACCGCGAGTTCGTCGCCCGCCGACGCGTTGATCTCCTCGGCTACAGTGTCTGTCAGGACCACCTCACCCGTCCGGGGGCCGTCGTACGACCCGTTCGCGAACTGTGGATCGCCCGGCTCGAGCGAGGCGGTCGAAACGCCTTCCACCGCCGTCGGTTCATCCGGTGGGACGACGCCCATCGCGAGCACGGTTTCGGGCTCGTCGTCATCTCCGGTCCGGATCCGGACGACGTCCGTGAGAACGGGCGTCGCGTACGCCACGCCGTCGCGGCGCTCGATCGTCGCGATCCCCTCGTGAACGTCTCCGAGTCGCACGGTCTCGACGTCGACGATCGGCGAGAGCGTCCCACCGCCCTCGGGCATCACGCGGACGTCGACCTC from Natrinema salaciae encodes:
- a CDS encoding ABC transporter permease, whose amino-acid sequence is MRRLLVKGHAVARLAASQARHERGRTVLVVLAIALAVLAVTLLASLGFGVMQTGEEQFDRAGQDVWISGESVELTATGGIENPITDAHGLAREVEERDDVESASPLAFHAVYVGTEPDDLELVTGVGVPGTGNTATGDGFSEGNSHYANGSYDGPMSQEIVIDPQTADLFDVGVGDTLYVGTSRADAPEREFEIVGLSGEYSQFLGTSTVTMPISELQELAGTTGTDRATFVTVTTADGADRDAVSEDIQRSHPEYHVRTSEDQFESMLGEYLLVLASGATLVALALLAGVALTTNTLVLVAVQQREELAALRALGLSRGLIAGVVGGQGFALGALGGALGLLATPLAAVALDRLAASAVGFENLLRTPPTVYAAGLLIAVGIGTLGAVVAGWRAARYARVDELGA
- a CDS encoding ABC transporter permease, with amino-acid sequence MADELPDRPRGRRRRRWLGLFRVSVGRQVSQLRRLPRQTAVTVSLVALTIALLVVVTGISAGLAADSTGTDEVDVRVMPEGGGTLSPIVDVETVRLGDVHEGIATIERRDGVAYATPVLTDVVRIRTGDDDEPETVLAMGVVPPDEPTAVEGVSTASLEPGDPQFANGSYDGPRTGEVVLTDTVAEEINASAGDELAVTSPTSGGAFQVGSDGRPSDYTVTSVDDTENNDLSGELPLVVLHLSELQSLTGADDGDLADQILVETESDASTAGAESAAAEAYPNATIQSGSESGFASIRSDELALATSLVAMVVATAICSLFVATSSALTVDRDRQAIAVLAAIGFSVRSRLAIVAITTLSLTLAGAVAGVALGVVGVSITNYAATATVAPGPIATLRPVMVPYAVGVALVAGILALPYPLSLVARTNVVAELGR